From Mucilaginibacter rubeus, a single genomic window includes:
- a CDS encoding two-component system response regulator: protein MIEERNSTNTWIVDDDSIYVYGLKKLIGIKGVNTNLSHFINGQEGINALKNANEDQQLPDLILLDINMPVMDGWEFMNEFAKLKPQLGKNITVYIVSPSLDLNDIHRAKSIPEVADYIFKPVKISQLTEIFSQTQYQANERIRQYGT from the coding sequence ATGATTGAAGAGCGAAATTCCACAAACACCTGGATTGTGGACGATGACAGCATTTATGTTTACGGCCTGAAAAAACTGATAGGCATAAAGGGGGTGAATACCAATTTAAGTCACTTTATTAACGGACAAGAGGGCATTAACGCACTAAAAAATGCAAACGAAGATCAACAATTGCCGGATTTGATATTACTGGACATTAATATGCCCGTAATGGATGGATGGGAGTTTATGAATGAATTTGCGAAATTAAAGCCACAATTAGGGAAAAACATTACTGTATATATCGTGAGCCCCTCTCTTGATCTCAACGATATCCACCGGGCTAAAAGTATTCCGGAAGTTGCCGACTATATTTTTAAGCCTGTAAAGATCAGTCAGCTTACAGAAATTTTTTCTCAAACCCAGTATCAGGCAAACGAAAGAATAAGACAATAC